Genomic segment of Corvus moneduloides isolate bCorMon1 chromosome 14, bCorMon1.pri, whole genome shotgun sequence:
TTTCATCCCGAGCATTTGCCAGCTCTGAGGAAAGAGCCTTTGGAGGAGGGGAAACAGACAGCAACAAGTTAGTACATGCCAGAGACTCAAAGCTGGAGATGGAGATTTCCTGCTGATCCTCGTAAAGACTCAATATCAATAGAGACAGGAAACAGACAAGCTCCAGTGTATTCTTCTGGGCAACCTACTCTAGCAGACCTTGCTTGAGCAAAGAAGTGGGATTAGATAATCTTATGGCGGCCACTCCAACCTAAACAGATCTATGATTTTGTGGAAGTTGCTAATACTTCTCCCTAACATTTGAAGGTAGAAAACATCAGGCAATCTGTCACCCTATTTATCTTTACCTAACACAGTTAAGAACGAGTGTCTCCAATGTCTGTACTTTAAAAGAATGGCCATTTGGAGGGATCCCTGACTACAACAGGAGCATCTTGCAGAATTTGAGGAAGTACTAGTTTTCCACCAGAAAAGAAACTTGCTGTAGAAGATAAAATGCACCTCTACCCCTCTGTCTGTATGTAGCCACCACAGTAAAATGCAGAATGAGCAAAGCCTGGTGCAAGTCAGGCAGCACAACTAAATGCTTGCAACTGAACACCAGAACACTGGAGTTCCTTACAAGAAGATGGTGCAGTACTGCTGTCTCTAGTGGGCTACTCCCAGGGTTTTGCAATGCAACCCAGACTCAACAGTTAGAGACAGCTTCTTGATAGAAATCAGACCAAGTTCTTCAATTCATTGCAGCCAGGGCTATGAACAGCTGTCAGATGGTTGGCAATACTCACACAAAGCATACTACATCTGACAGATGCTACTTGTTGGCACTGCTTCAAAATACTTCACTACTTTCAGTGAAATGGAAGTAAAGAGCCAGGAGACAAGATCTGCCTCTCTACTCAATGGTTAAGCAGCTATCTGGCAAGATCATTATCATCTCTCTTTCCTGCTTCTcccctcatttttaaaataacagtaatacCTTCCAGCTGCAATAAATATTGAGAAAAGTAGAAGCAGCacccagacacacacacacacacacactctgctGCCATCTTCTTACCTTCAAGTGTTTCTGGACCCGCTCATtcttctctgcttcagtggTGCGCTCCTCCTCACTGCGGTCCTTGATGGTGGCCTCTGATCGTAACTCAGCACTGGCTTCTGCCGCATTCTCATCCTGCTCATCATCATGCTCATTCTCAGAGTGCATGGGTTCAGTGACATGAGGGGTGCTCATGGCAGTCTTCAACTCCTCTTTGGTCTTTTCTAGGTCCTCCTGCACCTTCTGTGCCTGCAGTAGGATATGCCACAGTGAGTCAGTCAGTATAATCCTGAGTGCCTGAGACTTCTCACAGAAGCACCATTTGGTGCTTGTTACAGAAAATCTTGCACCTCTGAAGGGGTATATTCCAAAGCTACTCAGCCACCGCCACTTGAAAAATTCTCTGCTGGGTAACACTTCAGAGATTTGAAGAATGGTTACAGTTAATAGAAAATGGGCTACAGGCCTAATTAGTCAAAAATTGCTACATGGAGTTAGAATAAGTCACCCATTCCATGGAGAAAACCAAAGCTGCATATTTACAATAGCCTCAAGCTTGCAGGATTTGAGTCTCATGTGGAATCTAGTGCAGGAGTTTGGGTTACAACCCAGAACAAAGAGCAATTCCACAAAAAATATGCCATTTGCTCAGACTGCTTTACCTTATACTGCCACTCCTGTGCCTCGCTCTCTTTCTTCTGCctggccagctccagctgtgtgaTCCTAGCTGTGAGTTCTGTCATTTCAGCAGCCTACAGAAGAAAGGCTTTTAGTGGAAACAAAACCCAGGGTACTTGCTAAGTGAAGCATTTTGTCCAAGTCCTGAGTGAAAACACATCTTTTCAGCAAGAAGCAAGCCTTCCTGTTAACTTCAGTTCCACCAATACCTCCATgatgaaagaggaaaggaagtcAAAAAAGTTTTGCAATTAGTTGTGGttagggttttgtttggttgttgggttggttctttttccttctccccaaaaCAGAGCTACAAAACTCAGTTCTTTGAATCCAAACCACAGAAGGCAACAATTTTCTCATTATCACATacaaaaaagggcaaaaagaaatacaaatctACTGTACAAATACACTTGTATTTATGTATCTGTTCATCTACTCGAggctaaaaattaaaaaacctatGAATATAGTGCCTCACTATATTCATAGCCTGGTTTGCTTCAAAAGCTTAGATGTTTCCCCTTTCACTAGTTTCCCTACTTGATTTTTAGTTCACAAACTTACCAACTGTTCTTGGGTCTTTTGTTGATCATGGGATGCTCTCAATAGGGCCTCCTTTGCCTCTTCTGCTTCTCTACGTTCCTTAGCCagtttctctgcttcctcctgagCTCGTTTTCTCTCCTGTTCCAGCTCCAGAGCTCTGCGGGTCTGTTCTTCCAATTCTGAAAAATAGGGGAGCACATTTCAAGACAGATCAAGTAAAGAATGGCAGTAGAAGAAGAAAGTCTGTCTGGACAAAGGTTTTACTTCAGAGGGACAGGTAAATGAGGGACACAAGCAActgtctcctttcctctccttcacGTTTTACCTGGAGCTGAAGACTAAAAGTCAGGCCCGCCCCCAATGGATTTGTGGGGAAGCACCCATCCCAAAATTACATACCTAAGGGCAGAGAAGAATCCAGTATTTTGCTTGGGCAACACCACACTAACTCTAGCCAAGCAATTAGATAGTACATCACCACAGCAATGGCTGGTGTGATCCCTGCTACATTTTTTGACTCCTTCCTCTACAGACATGCTGGGATAAAGCttccagccagcacaggaaCAATGGCAAAGTACTTCCGCTGCCAAGAGAGACATCTTGGCTGTTACCCATTTCTTTAATGCAAAtctttttcagcagctgcatATGGAGGGCTTACATTCAGCTTAAGGAGGCTAAACCAGGGCCCTAACACCAGTTAGCACACAATACTGGAGAGACAAATTACTCAGAGATGCTCATAGCTTTACTATTTGAACTGTTCTCACTCAGACTTTTCATCATCTAAGGAAACACTGAAAGACTTCCTGTTACCTTGCTGAGCTTTCTTGGTTTGCTCCTCAATTTGTTTGAGTCTCTCCATCAGCTCCTCCTTCTCACGCTCaatcttctccttctccttttctgccaactccctcttcttcttttcaTTCTCCAGCAGGGCTCTGATGGAAGGAAGTCACAATGTAATTTGAAATCAACCAGCACCCAGATTGGAGCACTTAgtagcaaacacacaaaaagagCACACACAAGATATGCCCTACAGCACCCAGATAATGAGCTTTACTCCAGATGTAACCCTTTATAGAAGTGCAAATTAAAAAGCTCTGCTGGCATTCATCTCAATGACAAGCTCATAATAGCAGTGTTATAAGGGAAATCTCCACATTTCAAGGTCTGTATTAGTCCCATGAAACGGACAGACAAACCTTTAAGTCCAAGAAAGTAATGGTGAGTCACATTTGTGATGAGTACCATTACTATCAACTCATTAGACCgactgaagcagaaaacaacCTGCTCTATTTTTGGCTCAAGCAGATTAAGGTGCTGCCAGCCATTTATCTAGCACATGATGCTACTTCTGCAGTGATTAGTCACACCCAGGTTACTGAGAACCCTACCAACCTTTCCATCTGTTTCTGATGTTTCTCTTCCCGAGCCTGTGCCTTCATCTGCTGCACCTCAATGGTGTCTGGTTTACGTCTGCGCATGTAGAGCTCGTGGTTCCCCATGCAAAGTGCCAAGATTCGTTTGTTAATCCGTAACCGAGGGGCATAGAATACAAAGTCCTTGGGACAAGAAAAAGGCAGCATTAGACCTGTTCTTTCAGCGTAAGAAGCCCCTTGTGTATGCACTATGCTCCCAAGACCCTGAGCTTTTTAGAGTTGCCAGCCAGCTTTTCTTAATAATGTCTAATTAATTGGTGGTGGCAGTTAGACACTTCTTTTTGGAATGGATTTCAACCTGACAAACACACCCAGGGCAGAAGCACCCAATGCATCATTGCAATGTGCTGGGTTTCACTGTAACACATCCCTAGCAGCAAGCACACAGCATCTTAGCATCACCATTTCAttacaaacagcagcagggctggttttTCAGGCACACCAAGTCCCTGGCTTCTCCCACCTTCCTTCCCACTTCAATAATCTATACAATAGCCTGGCCATCCACATCGAATGTAATGTCTTGGCTTATGCCAGAAAGGGTGTTAAATGTTACAACCAATGGATGAATAACTTTGTTCTGTTAAAAAAGgagcaacagcagcagggaaatgctTCCAAGCAGCAATGCAACAGGAATGACCAAAAGAACAGAAGGCATTGGCTAGCACAGGGAATTATTAGGCCTTAAAGATGAAAGCAATTACATTCAATATAAATTTGCAAGGAAAACAACGTCTAGCCTACCCTACAAAGTGACCTAAAGCTTCTGCTTTAAGTTGGATGAAAACCTGCAAAAGATCATCCCACACACTACTAAAGCCAACACATTGCAAAAGAAGCATCCACGGCTAAGAGAACTACCCCAGATGCCTAGCTGTGTTATCAGAGAATCTGAACAGTCTTGAGTGAATCAGAAACCCTAAGCAAGGAGCTACTCCCTGCCACTGACCTTAAAAGCTTAAGCTTATACTAAATTTCTACCCTcttagccagaaaaaaaatcataattatCACTTTACTGCCCTGAACAGGTCTCCCTGCTCACAACAGTGTTAAGGCTATTGATAAAAAAATActatgcaaaaaaccccaaaaagccccccaaaaaccccccaaaaacccacagaaattgTTCAGCTAAGAAGCTGAATGTTTAATAGCTTAATATGAATGTTGCTTCTTACTGGTGCTTTCTTGTCAATAGGCTTAATAACAAATTTCTTGTCATTGAATGAGATATTTCTGATCTCACTCCAAGGGAATCCAATTTTTGGTGTTAGCCTGCAGAAATGGGACGCAAGAAGAAATAAGAGAGTGCAAAGTCATTCCAAATTCTTGACTTAGAATATAAAGCTCAAAATTATACCAAATCCACCCTCATATTTCAGTGCTCTTATGATAGTTGAAATCAGCAGACAAAATTAGTCATGAAGATGAAATATAAACATAAGAAGCAGTTTTTCAATCccactttttttggttttttaaatgaaaaacagaactgGAGAATGCATCTATGGCAGGAAGACTAGGGATACGAGTGAAACTATCTTGGAAAGATTTGCGAATTTCTTGTATTTGTTGGTCTAAAGAAGTACATTTTATGGATTATTCTAGCAATGTcaaaaacacagccaggaattATACAGAAATTGTGGAGTTTAGTCAAAGATTTGAATTCCAGGAGGGATTGATTTTGAATGACTTTATATTGTAAAGGAGCTGAAGGCAATGATGAAGAGAGAGGGGTTTTTTACCTATCATTCTGCTCATAAATGTTGAGTCCAAGAGCATCTACACCCAGCCAGAGCTCAGAGCCTTTCTTGTTCTTAATGCTGAAGTAGTTCACACCGTACATTTCCAGATCCTGTGCAATTTTCAGGTACTCCAAGACAGCATCTTCTCTGCAGCAtgtaaaaagaaagcagatatTCTTCTATGAGTCTTTAAGCCATTAGAGCAAGAAGGTGCTATCTTCCCACATGGAGAGAGCAGCAACAAGCTGGCAAAGGTTCTAAGCATCACCCTAGTAGATAATTACAAACTCTGCAAACTCAGTCTTGTTTTACTAAGAACAGCCAGCTGATGTGGACCAGCAAGTGCAGAGGCATGTGAACCTTGTTACTCAGAGCAAAATAACCTAAAGAATGCTAACTTATCCTGAAGCAAGTCACAGATTTTTGTATGCATTCATACATTACACACTAACACTACTTTAAATACAGCAGTTTCACACTGCATCAGTTACCTTATCATTCCTCGATGTTCCTCATGCCACACCTGGATCCTCTCCTCCCACTGGTCCTTGTTAAGCTTGTGCTGCTCCAAAACCCTAGAAAGAGCATACGTGGGATGTTTAAAACCAAGCACTACATATAGGCACACACACAATCACATCACTCTATACTAATGCTTCATAAAATACTCCATTAGCATGAGAGATccccacaaaaatatttcaagagacaCAGTTTTATTAAAAGGCTAGACAGACACACAATGGTCAGTATTCAGATTTCTaacaaatgaaagatttttttcagtttttcttctcattgTAGCGTATTTTGTTTTGGAGCTTCTCTCACTACTTCTGATTAGGGTTTCAGAGTAGCAATACGAAGCTTAAGGTTAAAGCTCTTAATTAATTGAATACTAATCTAAATGCTCAGAGTGGCACAAGGCTATATTTTATTCTGAGCATTGCAATCAAAACACCCCctacacttaaaaaataatttttaaaaatcacaaatcCTTTAAGACAGAGAATGTCTAAGACTATGCAGGTTCACTTGCCTTTGTGGGAGCAGTTTATCACTAGCAAGGTAGCCAGACTTGTGCACATCTTTGTTGAAGTCTCCATACTTGGACTGGACAGCATAAGAAGCCAGAAGGACAGCTGTTTCTGGAGGACAATAAATGTCATCATTCAGAATTGCCTCCTTCacttggagaaagaaaaggcgCTGTGTGATGTCCTGGATCAGCTCTTCTGCCACATCTTCTGGGTAGAACTTGGCCCGGAATTTGAAAAGCAGGGGGCTTTCTTTACGTACATCCTGTGCTGTTACCTGGAACAGAGTTAGCAGATTTTATAGCCTATATACCAAGTGAAGGGGAGCAGTTTACAAACAGGAAGACAAGcatgcactggaaaaaaaatttctcctttccaaTGCAGAAGGGGGTGGGCAAAAAACCAAGGATTTTCAATTACTTACTGCTAAAATACCTCATCACTTCTCCCCACTGGACTTACACAAGGCAGTAGTTAAGACCAGTGGTAGCTAAGTTACTTTCCAGGTTTCTCCCCAGCCAAGATGCTCACATGAGCACCACATCAACATTTTACcaggaagtgcaacagatctggCCAGGTAACAAACAGAGCTTGATGCAGGACCAGGTCAGATACCACAACTCCTCATACCCTGGGGAGGGAGTGTGTGGACACCACAATACCAATTCACTGATCTTGCAGTACTTGAGGTACATGGATAGGCAAGAAcagatccctgacagaagtaTGGAGACTGAATTTGCCCCTGCACTCCCAGAGAAGAGAACAAGGACAAGCAAAATCTTGGAGCAAACATACCTTTTTGTTCAATTTTAGCCATGTTGAGAAACCCTTGGTGTCTTGATACTGAAGTCCAAAAAACCAGACCTCTCGCAAACCAATTGTCTTGACAACCTGAAAGAGAGATGATTAGCAAGATCCTCAGATGGACTGAATTTAggtagtggtttggtccaagatactcattactgtttatcttctgtgagataagaattaggagaaatgcaaagcaggcaccaaacttgaaagcatataaagaagtttattaacagacctaaaagaggaaaaaaaaaaataccacaccttcagaactcttctcctccccccaccttcctcccttctcccactgacaatgtaaaaagacaacccttgagatgttcagtctgtttatcacttccataatcaccttgttcagtccatttaggaagaggagtctcttcttgctcatgttatgaacacattatcacaacgagacagccgcccacttccaaatattgttcagtccatttaggaagaggagtctctctgcctgcatgtgagtcctttaccccgacttgcagcttttcccacaactgctttcaagggtccactcttgaagttttttggggtacaattttaaggttgagccgttcagaaacaaaaacagaggcccttctccttccctgggagcaaagggtcttcctcatcttcattgttaggactatctctgggagcatttctaggaactgaggttttctcctttcccatttggagcaaaagtcctcatctggtccatctctaggaactgaggttttctcctttcccatttggagcaaaagtcctcatctggtccatctctccctgtccaaacttctcatgaaattacagctgtgtcagcatctgcctatctcagtgcaggtgcttttgctaaCAAGcacgagctgaacactccaccccccatatcttcatgaaattacaacaggatactctgatatatcatagcttcacaacagaatttcagctttaagcatctcctctttctcttccctcaggttttcagctcttcacagcactaaaagggttaatctcacctaggccttgcagctggaatgtggctcATCAAagtggagaggggagggagccGAGCCCCTCCGGCtgcacacagcagggctgtgggggggttccgcaggtggaacagggcccatcggctccagcatggccgtggcctggcctggcctggcccaagcagggcctgggccgggcccactggcccccgcacggagcccgcagccacctgtcccagcaccggaaacgagagagcGTTTCTGCCTCAGGGTTTCTcttcttaagtgtggatcacagaggcggtcacaactttaagtggcttaaagaattgcccatattcaaactggccagctgataggttctgtcagatcacagaggaagctgtaagcacccctttgcagaacatcacttctgggactatgcttgctaacccatgacaattTACCAGTGGCTAGGAACACGTTAGAGGTAAGTTCAGACAAAGATAATGCCCTGGCCAccagcctctcctgctgcagtgaaCAGAAAGATGATATGGCATCTAAGAGGTCTTAAGTGGATGTGTGTAatattctttcttctccttcagctcTTTAAGGCTTGTTGCTATTTAtaaacaacagatttttttcagctacTTGTAAGCCAACATGTATAGCCAAAATACAATGCAACAGCTCTGACAGGTTTGTAACTGCCAGGAATCAGGAAGACAGCTCCATTTTCAGGTACACCCCTCACTTATTATGCAAATGTACTATTCCTGGGCAAGTCATTAATCACCTTGCTAGGTTGTGCTACTTTAAGATTTGCTCCTACTCCACTGATAGCTATGGACAGGCCTTTCATACAGCTCTTTACTGAGTAGCACCATTAAGAGGAAGTGCAGTGGGTAAATCCATATGCTATCTCTTGTGCCAGGACAAAGAGCCACCACAGACATTAGCTACACCACTATGTAAGCTCTCTCTGTAGTTCCCTAGCATACGAGGCATGCTATGTAAATAAGAAGGCTTTAAAGACATGCTGTGACAAGAGACAAGAGCCTCATGGTGGGGCAGCAAGACTACTGCAGTACAGTGCCACTGTTGGTTAAAAGGAGGGGGAAGTTTCTCCAAACCCTGTTTGCTATCAAGACATCACCCTTTGTGCCCTAAAATGCCTGGGACATGCCACAGGGTGCAGCAAGTCTACACAGTGAAGTTCCCCCACATCTCTCCTGAAGACGCAGGAGTTGGTCTCATACCGGCAAACAAGGCACCTACTGGTCACCTCCATTACTGGAcaagaaaggggaaggaagaagacaTCTGTCTGAAGGTTGACGTGGTTCCTAAAGTACAACACTGTCAGCTGTTTTCACATACCATTCAACACGGGCTTGCTGAGAGCTTCCCCCTTAGAAAGGGGCTAACAACTAGATGCAGAGACTGAGACTTGCCCTGTGAAAACCAGCTGCCCAATTGCCCAGGTCAATTGATATAATTTTGTAGTGCCCGAAGGTACACTCTGTTCCCTTCTGATGTGGTCTCTACTTTGGCAAGATACATCACCAAAGACATAGGTTCCCCACAAACACATCCCTAATTAAATTGTTTAGGGCTTGGATCAGACATTTCTTCTGGCCTTTCAAAAGCAGCATTAGGGCCTTTGTTCCTTTCAGGCAGAAAAACCAAATGCAGTTTTCAGCAGAGGCATGCAATTGGTGGCACGCACAAAGACAAAACCTACACTAGGTCATGTAGTCTATATACATCATCCCACTGGGGTTCCTGTAGTTATTCAACCTGTCCTTGCTTGAACATGAACTGGAGAGGTGGACTAGAGCCCCTGCAGATTCAGGGGAATGTAGGTCACCTGTGCATCACGCAGCAGGATGCACATGGCTAATGAGGCTTCTGGAGAAGAATCAGAGTTTGCTATGTACAGGCAGTTTTGGTCACTGCAATATAGGAAAGATATTAATCTCTAATATTAAGGTATTAGAGAGGGTCCAAAGGAGGTAAATGAAGAcgaagggccttgaggggaagccctatgagaagcagctgaaggcACTTGGtccattcagcctggagaagaggagactgaggggggacctcatcacagtctacaacttcctcatgaggggaagaggaggg
This window contains:
- the MSN gene encoding moesin isoform X1 — encoded protein: MPKTISVRVTTMDAELEFAIQPNTTGKQLFDQVVKTIGLREVWFFGLQYQDTKGFSTWLKLNKKVTAQDVRKESPLLFKFRAKFYPEDVAEELIQDITQRLFFLQVKEAILNDDIYCPPETAVLLASYAVQSKYGDFNKDVHKSGYLASDKLLPQRVLEQHKLNKDQWEERIQVWHEEHRGMIREDAVLEYLKIAQDLEMYGVNYFSIKNKKGSELWLGVDALGLNIYEQNDRLTPKIGFPWSEIRNISFNDKKFVIKPIDKKAPDFVFYAPRLRINKRILALCMGNHELYMRRRKPDTIEVQQMKAQAREEKHQKQMERALLENEKKKRELAEKEKEKIEREKEELMERLKQIEEQTKKAQQELEEQTRRALELEQERKRAQEEAEKLAKERREAEEAKEALLRASHDQQKTQEQLAAEMTELTARITQLELARQKKESEAQEWQYKAQKVQEDLEKTKEELKTAMSTPHVTEPMHSENEHDDEQDENAAEASAELRSEATIKDRSEEERTTEAEKNERVQKHLKALSSELANARDETKKTANDMIHAENMRLGRDKYKTLRQIRQGNTKQRIDEFESM
- the MSN gene encoding moesin isoform X2 is translated as MSISVRVTTMDAELEFAIQPNTTGKQLFDQVVKTIGLREVWFFGLQYQDTKGFSTWLKLNKKVTAQDVRKESPLLFKFRAKFYPEDVAEELIQDITQRLFFLQVKEAILNDDIYCPPETAVLLASYAVQSKYGDFNKDVHKSGYLASDKLLPQRVLEQHKLNKDQWEERIQVWHEEHRGMIREDAVLEYLKIAQDLEMYGVNYFSIKNKKGSELWLGVDALGLNIYEQNDRLTPKIGFPWSEIRNISFNDKKFVIKPIDKKAPDFVFYAPRLRINKRILALCMGNHELYMRRRKPDTIEVQQMKAQAREEKHQKQMERALLENEKKKRELAEKEKEKIEREKEELMERLKQIEEQTKKAQQELEEQTRRALELEQERKRAQEEAEKLAKERREAEEAKEALLRASHDQQKTQEQLAAEMTELTARITQLELARQKKESEAQEWQYKAQKVQEDLEKTKEELKTAMSTPHVTEPMHSENEHDDEQDENAAEASAELRSEATIKDRSEEERTTEAEKNERVQKHLKALSSELANARDETKKTANDMIHAENMRLGRDKYKTLRQIRQGNTKQRIDEFESM